The genomic DNA CAGAAAACCTGCTTTAGTTTACGTTTAAAGCAGCGCTAACTTTAGCCATTCTCGATAACTAAAGTTGGTGTCATATTATTGAGATAGGTAGCTCTTTTTAGATCCGAAAAGGCTATTGAATCAAAAAGGGTCAAAGGTAGAGAGATTTTGCTCAATTTTAACTTTCTACTTTTCTTCAAATTGGGCTAAGCCTGTAGATCTATCTTTAGAAGAATTTCTGGATGCGAGTCCAATTCTCGCCACCTCCACTAAGAAATTTTTAAAAATATCCTCAGAAAACCATTAGTCAACAACAGAATAAGGGCTTCTCAGGTTAGGGTAATTGATGAAACCGGAAAGCAGTTGGGAGTTATGACTTTAAAAGAAGCGCTCCAGATAACCAGGGAGCGCAATTTAGATTTAATTCAGGTTACTAAGAGGATTGAACCACCAGTTTGTAAAATAATGGATTATGGCAAATATCTCTACTCGCTTCAAAAGAAAGAAAAACAAACCAAAGCGAAGAGAACCGGCCAAATCAAAGGAATAAGACTCTCTTTTAAAATCTCTTTACATGATATGGAGACTAGAGTTCATTTAGCAGAGAAATTCTTAAAAAAAGGAAATAAAGTTAGAGTAGAGATGAAATTAAGAGGAAGAGAAAAAGCCCTTCCAAATTTTGCTAAAGAAAAAATAGGTAAATTTCTTGAAATGTTAAGAGAATCAGTTCCGATAAAGATTGAGAGGGAATTAAAAAGAGCGCCAAGAGGCTTTACAATAATTATTTCAAAAAAATGAAAACAAGGAAATCTATCTTAAAAAGATTCAAAATTACCAGAACTGGAAAAATTTTAAGAAGGTCGACCGGCCTTGATCATTATCGAGCAAAGAAATCAGGAAAAAAAATAAGAAAAAGTCGAAAATGGATTAAACTTTCAAAGGCCGAAGCTAAAAAAATAAAAAAACTATTGTATGGTTAGAGTGAAAAGAGGAAAAATTGCCCATAAAAGAAGAAAGCATTTATTGAAATATACGAAAGGTTTTCGTTGGGGAAGAAAGTCAAAATACCGAGCAGCAAAGGTAGCAATATATCATGCCTGGACACACGCTTATCAAGATAGAAAAAGAAAAAAGAGAGAAAGACGAGCGCTCTGGCAAATTCAAATTAATGCCGCCTGCCGCCAGCATGGCCTATCTTATAATAAATTTATCCATGGCCTAAAACAAAAAAAGGTCGAACTCGACCGAAAAATCTTAGCTGAATTGGGAAAAAATCATCCCAAAATTTTTGAAAAAATTGTAGAAGAAGTTAAAAGTTAATTTTAAAATTTTATATTAAAATTACATCAAAGGGGTAAAATTTTACCCTTTTTTATTTTAATTCCTTCTCTTTTAAGTAAAATTATCTTTTTCCTTTTACCAAGATTATAGCCACCTACCTTTCCATTCGATTTTATTACTCGGTGGCAGGGAATTTTAAGATTTTTGTTTTTATTTAAAATGTTTCCGACCGCTCTCCAGGCCCTTGGCGAACCTGCTGTTTTAGCAACTTCGGCATAGGTCATAACTTTTCCTTTTGGAATCTTCTTAACAACTTTGAAAACTTTTTTCTCAAACCTCATTTTACCTCAATTATTATTTCCTCGGGTATCTTTTTGGAATAATTTAATAAAAGCTCAGTGGCCCTAATAATTATTTCTTTTTTTATTTTAGGGGCCCGCCGAAGGCGGGAGGGTGGTGGGTGGGTTGGAGTCCCAAAGTCTCTAATCAAAACTGTTGGCCCTGGAAAATTTTCAGGTTCTAATATTAAATCTCCTCTTTTCTCAGATTTTCTTAATTCTTTATTTTCTTTTTCATTTCTTCCTACTAAAATTAAAAATTTATTTTCTCCGCCTTCGGCAAGGCTTCGGCGGACGAGCCAAAAAACCCTTCCTTTTCTCAAAATCTGGGCATCATTTCCATCAAAATCTGGAAATTCTTTAAAAAGAATTTTTAATCTTTTTGAATATTGTGGGTCTGTTAAAATACAACCCCCAGCCGGACTAGGGAATTTTTTAATTTTAAATTTTTTGGCTAATTTAATTTGAGGTTTTCTTGATTTTCCTCGAATTGAAAATAACTTTTCTCTATTTACAAAATCTTTTTTTTCATAAATTGTTTCTGGCAATAATTTAGTAGAAAGTGGTCTTAAAATTTGATTTATGAGATTGGCCTCTTTTTCAATTAATTTAAATGTGCTTTTATTTTGGGAAAAAGGTCTTTCCCCTAAAACTTCACCAGTTGCCAAAATATCAAATTTCCCTTTTTTCATTATTTTTTTTGCTTCTTTAATCATTAATAAATGACAATCAATACAGGGATTAAAGCCTTTTCCATAACCGAAGCCGGGATTTTTTAAAATTTTCAAATGCTCTTTACTGAAATCGATAATTTTTAATTTCAATTTTAATTTTTTAGCCGATTTTTTAGCTAAACTACAATCAAAAAAATAACTTCTAAAACAAATTGGGGTAACTTTAATTTTCTGCTCCAATAAAATTTTTGCAGCTAAAATAGAATCCAATCCTCCAGAAAAAAGCAAAAGGCATTTTTTCATAAATTTTTTAAAAAATTATTTGCTTTTTCTAAAACTTCTTTTGCATTTTTAAAAGTAAGCTGCTCTAAAGCTTCCTCATAAGGTAGCCACTTGTATCCAATATGCTCAAAAGATGTTCTAACCTCTTTTGTTTTTGTTTCTGCTAAATAAAATGTAACAATCTTAAAAATTGTTTTGTCTTTTAATTTAAAAAAATATTTTATATTTTCTTTAAATCCAGGAGTAAATTCGATATCTTCAATTCCAGTTTCTTCTTTAATCTCAC from Patescibacteria group bacterium includes the following:
- the rpmI gene encoding 50S ribosomal protein L35: MKTRKSILKRFKITRTGKILRRSTGLDHYRAKKSGKKIRKSRKWIKLSKAEAKKIKKLLYG
- a CDS encoding NUDIX domain-containing protein, with the protein product MPFEKSAGAVIFRQERNKTYYLLLESQAGWSFPKGVINRDEKPQDTARREIKEETGIEDIEFTPGFKENIKYFFKLKDKTIFKIVTFYLAETKTKEVRTSFEHIGYKWLPYEEALEQLTFKNAKEVLEKANNFLKNL
- a CDS encoding tRNA 4-thiouridine(8) synthase ThiI; protein product: MKKCLLLFSGGLDSILAAKILLEQKIKVTPICFRSYFFDCSLAKKSAKKLKLKLKIIDFSKEHLKILKNPGFGYGKGFNPCIDCHLLMIKEAKKIMKKGKFDILATGEVLGERPFSQNKSTFKLIEKEANLINQILRPLSTKLLPETIYEKKDFVNREKLFSIRGKSRKPQIKLAKKFKIKKFPSPAGGCILTDPQYSKRLKILFKEFPDFDGNDAQILRKGRVFWLVRRSLAEGGENKFLILVGRNEKENKELRKSEKRGDLILEPENFPGPTVLIRDFGTPTHPPPSRLRRAPKIKKEIIIRATELLLNYSKKIPEEIIIEVK
- the infC gene encoding translation initiation factor IF-3 gives rise to the protein MFKNILRKPLVNNRIRASQVRVIDETGKQLGVMTLKEALQITRERNLDLIQVTKRIEPPVCKIMDYGKYLYSLQKKEKQTKAKRTGQIKGIRLSFKISLHDMETRVHLAEKFLKKGNKVRVEMKLRGREKALPNFAKEKIGKFLEMLRESVPIKIERELKRAPRGFTIIISKK
- the rplT gene encoding 50S ribosomal protein L20 — encoded protein: MVRVKRGKIAHKRRKHLLKYTKGFRWGRKSKYRAAKVAIYHAWTHAYQDRKRKKRERRALWQIQINAACRQHGLSYNKFIHGLKQKKVELDRKILAELGKNHPKIFEKIVEEVKS
- a CDS encoding MGMT family protein encodes the protein MRFEKKVFKVVKKIPKGKVMTYAEVAKTAGSPRAWRAVGNILNKNKNLKIPCHRVIKSNGKVGGYNLGKRKKIILLKREGIKIKKGKILPL